The DNA window TCGCAGCTGCGCGAGTGTTCGGCGCAGTTGGTGCGCTTTGCCAAGAATCAGGGTTGCTCGATCGTGCTGGTGGGGCATGTGACCAAGGAGGGCGCGATCGCCGGTCCGCGCGTGCTCGAACACATGGTCGACACGGTGCTGTACTTCGAACACGACCCGGGTTCGCGCTTCCGCATCATTCGCGCCGTCAAGAATCGTTTCGGCGCCGTCAACGAGCTCGGCGTGTTCGCGATGGGCGACGACGGACTCAAGGAAGTCGCCAACCCTTCCGCGCTGTTCCTTTCGCGTCACGAGGAGGCCGTGCCGGGCAGCGTGATCATGGTCACGCGGCAGGGCAGTCGGCCGCTGCTGGTGGAGGTGCAATCCCTGGTCGATACCAGTCACGGTTCGCAGCCGCGCCGCGTCGCACTGGGGCTCGAAGGCAATCGCCTCAACATGCTGATGGCGGTGATGCACCGCCACGGCGGCATTTCACTGGCGGACCAGGACGTGTTCGCCAATGTCGTCGGCGGCATGCGGATTCAGGAGACGGCGGCCGATCTGCCGCTGCTGATGGCGGCGCTGTCGAGTCTGCGCGGGCGCCCGGTGCCGATGGATACGGTGGTCTTCGGCGAGGTCGGGCTGGCCGGGGAGATTCGTCCGGTCGCCGCAGGTGAGGAACGCTTGCAGGAAGCGGTCAAGCATGGCTTCCGTCGCGCGCTGGTGCCGGCCGCGAATCAGCCACGCCGTTCCGCGAAACTCGACATGGAAATCGTGCCGCTGCAACGCCTGTCTCAAGCCATCGACGCCTTCTGAGCTGCGCTAAGGACCGTGCCGCGAGCGACACCCTGCACAATGTCGCCTGCGACATGGCCGTTGCCCTCATCCACCACTCGCAGTCGCGAGCGGTCCCCCTCCCCCGCAAGCGGACGAGGCTAGGTCGGCATCACGCGGCGCGTGATTCAGGTTAAGGGCGCGGGGAAATCAGTCGAAGCTGGAAAAATCAGGCCGCCGCTTTTCGACAAACGCGGTCATCGCTTCGCGCGCTTCGCCGCCGGCGAGCATCGCCACGAAGGCATCGGATTCGAGCTGCATGATCGCGGCGATCGCCTCGCCTTGGCCCTGCTTCATCAGGCGCTTGGTGGTGCGCAGCGCCTCGGGCGGCTGCGCCACCAGACGCAAGGCGAGTTCTCGCGCAACGGCTTCGGTTTCGTCAGCGGCGACCACGCGATTGACGAGGCCGAATTCGACTGCACGCGCGCCATCGAAGCGTTCTCCGAGCATCAACAGTTCCGCCGCCTGGCGGTGCCCCAGCAGTTGCGGGAACAGCATGCTGGAGCCTGCTTCCGGACACACGCCGATATTGACGAACGGCATCTGGAACACGGCGTTGTCGCCGGCGATGACGAAGTCGCAATGCAGCAGCATCGTGGTGCCGACGCCGATCGCGATTCCGTTGACGGCCGCCACCACCGGCTTCGGGTTGTCGATCAGCGCTTTCAGAAAGCGCCATACCGGGGCATCCTCGCCAACCGGCGGATGCTTCAGGAAATCCTGCATGTCGTTGCCGCTGGAAAAGATCTCCGCATGCCCGGCCAGTACGATGACACGGACCTCGCGGTTTTCGGCGGCGGTCAGCAAGGCGTCGCTGAGAGCCGTGTACATCGCCTTGGTCAGGGCGTTTTTCTTGCCCGGCCGGTTGATGCGAATCGTGCAGATGCGATCGCTTTGTTCGCTTAGGATTTGCGACTGTTCGGTTTCGTTCATGGTGATTGCGCCTGA is part of the Banduia mediterranea genome and encodes:
- a CDS encoding enoyl-CoA hydratase, whose amino-acid sequence is MNETEQSQILSEQSDRICTIRINRPGKKNALTKAMYTALSDALLTAAENREVRVIVLAGHAEIFSSGNDMQDFLKHPPVGEDAPVWRFLKALIDNPKPVVAAVNGIAIGVGTTMLLHCDFVIAGDNAVFQMPFVNIGVCPEAGSSMLFPQLLGHRQAAELLMLGERFDGARAVEFGLVNRVVAADETEAVARELALRLVAQPPEALRTTKRLMKQGQGEAIAAIMQLESDAFVAMLAGGEAREAMTAFVEKRRPDFSSFD
- the radA gene encoding DNA repair protein RadA encodes the protein MAKQRSIYVCQSCGATAPKWAGQCPECGEWNTLVESVSDTRRGGYAGSSPVPEVQTLESISAENAPRVSTGMPEVDRVLGGGIVPGAVCLIGGDPGIGKSTLLLQVLAAVQGRLPTLYVTGEESLSQVSLRARRLGLTRMDLPVLAETRVEAILQAMAVNAPGFVVIDSVQTLSSDSLDSAPGSVSQLRECSAQLVRFAKNQGCSIVLVGHVTKEGAIAGPRVLEHMVDTVLYFEHDPGSRFRIIRAVKNRFGAVNELGVFAMGDDGLKEVANPSALFLSRHEEAVPGSVIMVTRQGSRPLLVEVQSLVDTSHGSQPRRVALGLEGNRLNMLMAVMHRHGGISLADQDVFANVVGGMRIQETAADLPLLMAALSSLRGRPVPMDTVVFGEVGLAGEIRPVAAGEERLQEAVKHGFRRALVPAANQPRRSAKLDMEIVPLQRLSQAIDAF